CGGCCTGACCACCTTGACCCTGGGCGTGAAGATCAAGCGGGTGCAAGCCGTTGTCGTGGATATCGTCGCGATCTTCTGTGGCTCGATTTACTTCATGCTGTACGCCGACAGCTTTTATGGCCCCTTCATCACCTTTATCTCGCTGACGGCCATTCCGATTACCGCGTGGGTGGCCATCTTTGTCGTCGACCTTATCCATCGCCAGTACTACAGCGCCAAAGACTTGCTGGATGTCAGCGCCAGCAGTGCTTACTGGTACAAGGGCGGAATCGAATGGCGGGCGTTGAGCGCCTGGGCCGTGGCGCTGGCGTTGGGCTTTTGCTTCACCCGCGTGGGCAGCACCGGCGCCAACTGGTTTGCCGGGCCGCTGGCAGATTCCTGGCTGGGTCATAACGGCCTGGGCTGGGTGGTGACATTCGTCGTGGCAGGCGGTTTGTATGCCCTGATGGGCGGCGCCAAAGACCGTCGTCAGCCTGCGGTAGATGCCGCCCATGTCTAGGCTGCTGCACACCGGGCAGGTCATCGTCGACCTGGCCATGGCCCTCGACACCCTTCCGCGCTCCGGCGCAGACGCACTGGCCCATAGCGCCAGCTTTCACGCCGGTGGCGGTTTCAATGTGATGGCGGCGGCCCGGCGCAACGGGTTGACGACCCTGTACCTGGGCCGCCATGGCCAGGGCCAGTTCGGTGAACTGGCCCGTGAGGCCATGCGCGCAGAAGGCATACAGATGACCTTGCCCATCGACCCGCACAAAGACACCGGGCTGTGCGTAGCCCTGACGGAAGCCAGCGCCGAACGCACGTTCATTTCCTGTATCGGGGCCGAAGGCGGGTTGTCTGCCCAAGACCTGGCGCAGGTCACCGTCCTGCCTGATGACTATGTGTATGTCAGCGGTTACAGCCTGCTCCATGCCGACAAGGCCCAGTCACTGCTGGACTGGATACTGGGCCTGACGCCCGGCGTGCACCTGTCCTTCGACCCCGGCCCGTTACTGGCCGATATCGACCCGCAACTGCTCAACGCCCTGCTGCCGCGCCTGAACCTGTGGACCAGCAATAGCACGGAAGCACAGGGCTTTACCGGCCTCACCTCGCTGGCCCAGGCCCTGCCCGCACTGACGGCGCGCCTGCCCTACGACTGCCTCACGGTTGTGCGCGATGGCCCGCAGGGTTGCTGGATCAGTGATTGCCATGGCCAACAACATATCGCCGGGTTCAAGGTGCACGCCGTAGACAGCAACGGGGCCGGCGATGCTCACGCAGGGGTAATGATTGCCGCATTGGCCGGTGGGTATAACGCCGCACAGGCCGCGACACGGGCCAATGCCGCAGCGGCTATAGCCGTTACCCGTCGAGGCCCGGCCACTGCCCCCGGCGCCCGCGAAGTCGATGCATTACTGGCGAAATCAGGCAGTGTCGGCACGCAGGAATAGTGGTG
This genomic stretch from Pseudomonas deceptionensis harbors:
- a CDS encoding PfkB family carbohydrate kinase; this translates as MSRLLHTGQVIVDLAMALDTLPRSGADALAHSASFHAGGGFNVMAAARRNGLTTLYLGRHGQGQFGELAREAMRAEGIQMTLPIDPHKDTGLCVALTEASAERTFISCIGAEGGLSAQDLAQVTVLPDDYVYVSGYSLLHADKAQSLLDWILGLTPGVHLSFDPGPLLADIDPQLLNALLPRLNLWTSNSTEAQGFTGLTSLAQALPALTARLPYDCLTVVRDGPQGCWISDCHGQQHIAGFKVHAVDSNGAGDAHAGVMIAALAGGYNAAQAATRANAAAAIAVTRRGPATAPGAREVDALLAKSGSVGTQE